A window from Telopea speciosissima isolate NSW1024214 ecotype Mountain lineage chromosome 8, Tspe_v1, whole genome shotgun sequence encodes these proteins:
- the LOC122671335 gene encoding uncharacterized protein LOC122671335 isoform X1, with translation MATPDVLQREEDFLIYSSIFDPPKGETVQSRGKLIEKKIEFLENLAGRVSNRRSRRWINDRLLIELVPRLNAEEIRGLFAPPPWGDNVPLSPFCMTNTGEWDAFRSVDMDKEACMIETLKKSSTRRKDRVDADKIAVLNAWHRVDCRTREALRRSYLPELIESYEECIRAFIKDGGDEDVLALQIQDPFHRLLLHGVCEFYDLVSVTAAESKGAKALKTTKIKKKKSGSAALLNITLIHFLKMSKAGIW, from the exons ATGGCGACCCCTGATGTGTTGCAGAGAGAAGAGGACTTTCTTATCTACTCTTCTATTTTTGACCCACCAAAAG GTGAGACAGTCCAATCTCGTGGAAAGTTAATCGAGAAGAAGATCGAATTTCTTGAGAACTTGGCTGGAAGG GTTAGCAATCGGCGGTCTCGCAGATGGATAAATGATCGCTTATTGATTGAGCTTGTTCCTCGTTTGAATGCAGAAGAAATCAGAGGCCTATTTGCTCCACCTCCATGGG GTGACAATGTACCCTTGTCACCATTTTGCATGACAAATACAGGAGAGTGGGATGCATTTAGGAGTGTCGACATGGATAAAGAG GCCTGTAtgattgaaaccctaaaaaaatctTCAACTAGAAGAAAAGATCGTGTGGATGCTGATAAGATAGCTGTATTAAACGCATGGCATAGAGTGGACTGTCGAACAAGAGAGGCCCTGAGGCGTAGTTACCTTCCAGAACTGATCGAGAGCTATGAG GAATGTATACGAGCATTCATCAAAGATGGTGGAGATGAAGATGTTCTTGCCCTGCAGATTCAAGATCCCTTCCATAGATTGTTGCTGCATGGAGTCTGTGAG TTCTACGACTTGGTTTCTGTAACTGCTGCTGAATCCAAAGGGGCAAAGGCGTTGAAGACGacgaagataaagaagaagaaatctggCTCTGCAGCACTCCTAAACATCACTCTAATCCATTTCCTGAAAATGTCCAAGGCAGGAATATGGTAA
- the LOC122670714 gene encoding transcription factor bHLH7-like isoform X1 — translation MQAITVGSEFQRDILYEDSGKATDSALHTDFSKALPSAHMLNINNHEASKALPSARFLCSDKMKMLEGNNYNVPMAGYLYPDGEGEPQNKFMSEDEISVLNHVSSSQKSDGDQPNVSQPHLVVTIAVPGSPSKSVSKRKARHQRNNTDRLNRARISGGIKTLRELLPYSEEGSKATVLDDTIEYIKYLQLQIKTLSQSRLGGEATAAPFIHLEGYGHYLFHPDMLNEPLEEMIGRLMEMDIATATQLLDCKGMSVIPIALAEGVFQKR, via the exons ATGCAGGCCATTACTGTGGGGTCTGAATTCCAGAGGGACATATTATATGAGGATTCAGGAAAGGCAACTGATTCTGCTCTTCATACGGATTTTTCAAAAGCATTGCCATCTGCGCATATGCTCAACATCAACAACCATGAAGCTTCAAAAGCATTGCCATCTGCAAGATTTCTTTGTTCTGATAAAATGAAAATGCTAGAAGGAAACAATTACAATGTTCCAATG GCAGGATATCTGTACCCAGATGGTGAAGGAGAACCGCAGAACAAGTTCATGAGTGAAGATGAGATTTCAGTTCTT AATCATGTGTCTAGTTCACAAAAATCTGATGGAGATCAACCTAATGTTTCCCAACCTCACTTGGTTGTTACAATTGCTGTCCCGGGTTCCCCTTCCAAGAGTGTATCAAAGCGAAAAGCTAGGCATCAACGGAATAATACTGATCGT CTCAACAGGGCTAGGATTTCTGGAGGCATCAAAACATTGAGAGAGCTTCTTCCATATTCTGAAGAG GGTAGTAAAGCTACTGTACTGGACGATACCATCGAGTACATCAAGTATTTGCAGCTTCAAATTAAG ACGCTGAGTCAAAGCAGATTGGGTGGTGAGGCAACTGCTGCTCCTTTTATTCATCTTGAG GGTTATGGACACTACCTGTTCCATCCGGATATGCTTAATGAACCCCTTGAAGAGATGATTGGAAGGTTAATGGAGATGGACATTGCAACTGCAACGCAGCTGTTGGATTGCAAGGGCATGTCTGTGATACCAATTGCTCTGGCAGAAGGGGTCTTCCAAAAAAGATGA
- the LOC122671335 gene encoding uncharacterized protein LOC122671335 isoform X2, with translation MATPDVLQREEDFLIYSSIFDPPKGETVQSRGKLIEKKIEFLENLAGRVSNRRSRRWINDRLLIELVPRLNAEEIRGLFAPPPWGDNVPLSPFCMTNTGEWDAFRSVDMDKEVCMIETLKKSSTRRKDRVDADKIAVLNAWHRVDCRTREALRRSYLPELIESYEECIRAFIKDGGDEDVLALQIQDPFHRLLLHGVCEFYDLVSVTAAESKGAKALKTTKIKKKKSGSAALLNITLIHFLKMSKAGIW, from the exons ATGGCGACCCCTGATGTGTTGCAGAGAGAAGAGGACTTTCTTATCTACTCTTCTATTTTTGACCCACCAAAAG GTGAGACAGTCCAATCTCGTGGAAAGTTAATCGAGAAGAAGATCGAATTTCTTGAGAACTTGGCTGGAAGG GTTAGCAATCGGCGGTCTCGCAGATGGATAAATGATCGCTTATTGATTGAGCTTGTTCCTCGTTTGAATGCAGAAGAAATCAGAGGCCTATTTGCTCCACCTCCATGGG GTGACAATGTACCCTTGTCACCATTTTGCATGACAAATACAGGAGAGTGGGATGCATTTAGGAGTGTCGACATGGATAAAGAGGTTTGC AtgattgaaaccctaaaaaaatctTCAACTAGAAGAAAAGATCGTGTGGATGCTGATAAGATAGCTGTATTAAACGCATGGCATAGAGTGGACTGTCGAACAAGAGAGGCCCTGAGGCGTAGTTACCTTCCAGAACTGATCGAGAGCTATGAG GAATGTATACGAGCATTCATCAAAGATGGTGGAGATGAAGATGTTCTTGCCCTGCAGATTCAAGATCCCTTCCATAGATTGTTGCTGCATGGAGTCTGTGAG TTCTACGACTTGGTTTCTGTAACTGCTGCTGAATCCAAAGGGGCAAAGGCGTTGAAGACGacgaagataaagaagaagaaatctggCTCTGCAGCACTCCTAAACATCACTCTAATCCATTTCCTGAAAATGTCCAAGGCAGGAATATGGTAA
- the LOC122670714 gene encoding transcription factor LRL1-like isoform X3 gives MQAITVGSEFQRDILYEDSGKATDSALHTDFSKALPSAHMLNINNHEASKALPSARFLCSDKMKMLEGNNYNVPMNHVSSSQKSDGDQPNVSQPHLVVTIAVPGSPSKSVSKRKARHQRNNTDRLNRARISGGIKTLRELLPYSEEGSKATVLDDTIEYIKYLQLQIKTLSQSRLGGEATAAPFIHLEGYGHYLFHPDMLNEPLEEMIGRLMEMDIATATQLLDCKGMSVIPIALAEGVFQKR, from the exons ATGCAGGCCATTACTGTGGGGTCTGAATTCCAGAGGGACATATTATATGAGGATTCAGGAAAGGCAACTGATTCTGCTCTTCATACGGATTTTTCAAAAGCATTGCCATCTGCGCATATGCTCAACATCAACAACCATGAAGCTTCAAAAGCATTGCCATCTGCAAGATTTCTTTGTTCTGATAAAATGAAAATGCTAGAAGGAAACAATTACAATGTTCCAATG AATCATGTGTCTAGTTCACAAAAATCTGATGGAGATCAACCTAATGTTTCCCAACCTCACTTGGTTGTTACAATTGCTGTCCCGGGTTCCCCTTCCAAGAGTGTATCAAAGCGAAAAGCTAGGCATCAACGGAATAATACTGATCGT CTCAACAGGGCTAGGATTTCTGGAGGCATCAAAACATTGAGAGAGCTTCTTCCATATTCTGAAGAG GGTAGTAAAGCTACTGTACTGGACGATACCATCGAGTACATCAAGTATTTGCAGCTTCAAATTAAG ACGCTGAGTCAAAGCAGATTGGGTGGTGAGGCAACTGCTGCTCCTTTTATTCATCTTGAG GGTTATGGACACTACCTGTTCCATCCGGATATGCTTAATGAACCCCTTGAAGAGATGATTGGAAGGTTAATGGAGATGGACATTGCAACTGCAACGCAGCTGTTGGATTGCAAGGGCATGTCTGTGATACCAATTGCTCTGGCAGAAGGGGTCTTCCAAAAAAGATGA
- the LOC122671602 gene encoding uncharacterized protein LOC122671602 produces MPSFGVFSIGGCIDGCVDQVIKTSGFGTRIWNLTDKPLELQIRVGSILKKGYTLKPGSSKRLKCRSIYKAYMPSVGGGGGSEGTKSLLYYYDETCHPYVWIHDSLSDFSRIVKQQYISLEDLRDYSEIKIFRDHQRGCVLVRKKPRPEFC; encoded by the coding sequence atgccAAGTTTTGGGGTTTTCTCAATTGGAGGATGTATCGATGGATGTGTTGATCAAGTGATCAAGACCTCAGGATTTGGAACAAGAATCTGGAACCTGACAGACAAACCACTTGAATTGCAGATAAGGGTAGGATCCATATTGAAGAAGGGCTACACACTCAAGCCAGGTTCTTCAAAGAGACTGAAATGCAGAAGCATTTACAAGGCTTACATGCCtagtgttggtggtggtggtggtagtgaagGGACAAAGAGCTTGCTTTACTACTATGATGAGACATGTCACCCTTATGTTTGGATACATGACAGCTTGAGTGACTTCTCAAGGATAGTTAAGCAACAGTACATCAGCCTTGAGGATTTGAGAGATTACTCTGAGATCAAGATCTTCAGAGACCATCAGAGAGGCTGTGTCTTGGTCAGAAAGAAACCCAGGCCAGAATTTTGCTGA
- the LOC122670714 gene encoding transcription factor LRL2-like isoform X2, which translates to MQAITVGSEFQRDILYEDSGKATDSALHTDFSKALPSAHMLNINNHEASKALPSARFLCSDKMKMLEGNNYNVPMAGYLYPDGEGEPQNKFMSEDENHVSSSQKSDGDQPNVSQPHLVVTIAVPGSPSKSVSKRKARHQRNNTDRLNRARISGGIKTLRELLPYSEEGSKATVLDDTIEYIKYLQLQIKTLSQSRLGGEATAAPFIHLEGYGHYLFHPDMLNEPLEEMIGRLMEMDIATATQLLDCKGMSVIPIALAEGVFQKR; encoded by the exons ATGCAGGCCATTACTGTGGGGTCTGAATTCCAGAGGGACATATTATATGAGGATTCAGGAAAGGCAACTGATTCTGCTCTTCATACGGATTTTTCAAAAGCATTGCCATCTGCGCATATGCTCAACATCAACAACCATGAAGCTTCAAAAGCATTGCCATCTGCAAGATTTCTTTGTTCTGATAAAATGAAAATGCTAGAAGGAAACAATTACAATGTTCCAATG GCAGGATATCTGTACCCAGATGGTGAAGGAGAACCGCAGAACAAGTTCATGAGTGAAGATGAG AATCATGTGTCTAGTTCACAAAAATCTGATGGAGATCAACCTAATGTTTCCCAACCTCACTTGGTTGTTACAATTGCTGTCCCGGGTTCCCCTTCCAAGAGTGTATCAAAGCGAAAAGCTAGGCATCAACGGAATAATACTGATCGT CTCAACAGGGCTAGGATTTCTGGAGGCATCAAAACATTGAGAGAGCTTCTTCCATATTCTGAAGAG GGTAGTAAAGCTACTGTACTGGACGATACCATCGAGTACATCAAGTATTTGCAGCTTCAAATTAAG ACGCTGAGTCAAAGCAGATTGGGTGGTGAGGCAACTGCTGCTCCTTTTATTCATCTTGAG GGTTATGGACACTACCTGTTCCATCCGGATATGCTTAATGAACCCCTTGAAGAGATGATTGGAAGGTTAATGGAGATGGACATTGCAACTGCAACGCAGCTGTTGGATTGCAAGGGCATGTCTGTGATACCAATTGCTCTGGCAGAAGGGGTCTTCCAAAAAAGATGA